The nucleotide sequence GTACATGTACGATTCTGTCAGGTAATAAAAATGATTGAGATCAACTGAGAATAACATATTATTTGGCAACTAATATTCATCTCCAGTGACAAGcagatgagagagaaaggaaagggtaCTCCAGTAGAATGGCGAACATGCTTCGAATCCAATGGTTCATGTGTAACTGAGCTCAATGATGGAAATGGGCccaatgttttcaaatattataatttatttgaagaTGAGCTAAAAGTACAGTTGAcctctcatttaaattttatgtcatatacCTTGCCTTTACAATGTGGaccttaaatttaaaacatagtgCAGGAATCACTGCCAAAACAAGACATCTGTCTGCTGCATCCAGGTGATAGGCCACGGATTTTGTAGTCAATGAATTAAGAGGCAGAAGTAGTAGAAATGACAATAAGCTGTTCTGGGATCCAACCATGCTATaatcaaatgtgttttctcttaaCCCTGAGAAAAATCAGATTGGGAGTCCTGCTCTAGTGGCCTGGGTTTACAGTAAGAAATTTGACCCAGAGTTATATTGTTGCATTCAAAGCCATAACTACAGTCACACTGAATATGATTCTTAAAAGAGGAGCTCTTACAGACATGGTATTAACAAATTTCTGTTCTGTCTTCCACAGAGTGCTGTTGGAGAAAACGTATATGGAACATGGAAAGGACCAATGGATCCATAGTGACAGAATTTGTCCTAGCTGGGCTTTCTGCCCACCCAAAGCTCCAGACAGTTTTCTTTGCGCTAATTTTGTGGGTGTACTTGATGATCCTGCTGGAAAACGGAGTCCTCATCTCAGTAATCATCTATGATTCTCACTTGCACACCCCCAtgtatttcttcctctgtaaccTTTCCTTCCTGGACATTTGCtacaccagctcctctgtcccaCTAATTCTTGGCGGCTTTCTGACAGTCAGAaaaagggtttccttttctgGGTGCATGGTGCAAATGTTTCTCTCCTTTGCCATGGGGGTCACAGAATGTGTGCTCCTGGGCATGATGGCACTTGACCGCTACGTGGCCATCTGCTACCCACTGAGATACCCTGCCATCATGAGCAAAGGCGCCTATGTGCCCATGGCCGCTGCATGCTGGGTCTCTGGGCTTGTGGACTCAGCGGTACAGACATCTCTGGCAATGCAATTACCATTCTGTGCTAACAACGTCATTAACCATATTGCCTGTGAAATCCTGGCCATCTTAAAACTGGCTTGTGCTG is from Rhinolophus sinicus isolate RSC01 linkage group LG04, ASM3656204v1, whole genome shotgun sequence and encodes:
- the LOC109448635 gene encoding olfactory receptor 13C8; amino-acid sequence: MERTNGSIVTEFVLAGLSAHPKLQTVFFALILWVYLMILLENGVLISVIIYDSHLHTPMYFFLCNLSFLDICYTSSSVPLILGGFLTVRKRVSFSGCMVQMFLSFAMGVTECVLLGMMALDRYVAICYPLRYPAIMSKGAYVPMAAACWVSGLVDSAVQTSLAMQLPFCANNVINHIACEILAILKLACADISVNVISMAGSNLIVLVIPLLVISISYIFIVATILRIPSTEGKHKAFSTCSAHLTVVILFYGTIFFMYAKPKSKSSVGADKQDIFEVLISLFYGVVTPMINPLIYSLRNKDVKAAVKNMLGRKTFSDGL